One stretch of Roseimicrobium sp. ORNL1 DNA includes these proteins:
- a CDS encoding response regulator transcription factor — protein MSRKRTSATDAGDLGNTALVAAALLEGQIDLPMLAALGVTPQQLDTLFDQGLLESVDANSARLGKKVDAAATLQSTPWSVQRRLHEKIASLLLPRTDRQAEAAKHYAAACCYPEARRLWVKVAEKACAEKRYPEALTSLEEALRIWPADEETDLRIQFTKEMVRCARNCGRLDLAEDKLGELLGVADFTKDHELKAEAHHQLADLALLNLDYAAARTHLQASAELAEKFGEVEEAAKRWFAFASFLADQIRPRESHRALTHAIDLLGSKGAPALLSQLLSYEGLLLSMMGDAASGRKRVEKAMAIAVEHRLEPEVSNAYRRMANLNEYASDYAGERDAHQQAIRLCKKQGAKDGEQSCMMCLSYAFFRMGEWKQAQDTARKVMDDPEAHPLLRAGSMGVRSLIAAFRGEHRQARQWMEESSLQMRRHGVLSLEFHLMWAQGFSFESCGETTAAAHAYGALLDFWSETEDRHDVSPGAMAAAAFFADQGEWKRVAQATDILHAVVNANDNEETRSARLAVLGEGDVGKNDLQAALVHLTASRDGYDRLGTPVERVMVRRRLARLLSQVGKGREAAVEEDAASAIAKHLGMRPLLASVSSQRVSQEKDAGAGAEFLTGRQRDVLQLLADGFTNKEAAERLHLSPRTVEMHVAALLDRLNCRTRAEAIRRAGELKLLG, from the coding sequence GTGAGCCGAAAACGGACATCAGCAACGGATGCCGGGGACCTGGGCAACACTGCCCTCGTGGCTGCCGCGTTGCTCGAAGGCCAGATTGACCTGCCGATGCTCGCGGCTTTGGGAGTGACTCCGCAGCAACTCGACACACTGTTTGATCAAGGGTTGCTGGAGTCCGTGGATGCAAACTCGGCACGGCTCGGAAAGAAAGTGGATGCCGCTGCCACGCTGCAAAGCACGCCGTGGTCTGTACAGCGACGGCTGCATGAAAAGATTGCATCCCTGCTGCTGCCGAGGACGGACAGGCAGGCAGAGGCGGCGAAACACTACGCTGCCGCCTGCTGCTACCCGGAAGCGCGGCGGTTGTGGGTGAAGGTGGCGGAGAAAGCCTGTGCTGAAAAGCGCTACCCCGAGGCGCTCACATCGCTGGAAGAGGCACTGCGCATCTGGCCTGCGGATGAAGAGACGGATCTGCGGATTCAGTTCACGAAGGAAATGGTCCGCTGCGCGCGCAACTGTGGCCGTCTCGATCTTGCGGAAGACAAGCTGGGCGAGTTGTTGGGAGTTGCCGACTTCACCAAGGATCATGAACTGAAGGCAGAGGCGCATCACCAACTCGCTGACCTCGCCCTCCTCAATCTCGACTATGCCGCAGCACGCACGCATCTGCAGGCCTCCGCGGAACTCGCAGAGAAGTTTGGGGAGGTTGAGGAGGCGGCCAAGCGGTGGTTCGCCTTTGCCTCTTTTCTTGCGGATCAGATTCGTCCTCGCGAGTCCCATCGCGCATTGACGCATGCCATTGATCTGCTGGGCAGCAAAGGGGCTCCGGCGTTGCTCTCGCAGTTGCTCAGTTATGAGGGGCTCCTTTTGTCCATGATGGGGGATGCGGCGTCAGGTCGCAAACGGGTCGAGAAGGCGATGGCCATCGCCGTGGAGCATCGTTTGGAGCCGGAGGTGTCCAATGCGTACCGGCGCATGGCAAATCTCAACGAGTACGCGAGTGACTATGCGGGCGAGCGGGATGCGCACCAGCAGGCCATCCGGCTCTGCAAGAAGCAGGGCGCGAAGGATGGTGAGCAGTCCTGCATGATGTGCCTGTCCTATGCCTTCTTCCGCATGGGGGAATGGAAGCAGGCGCAGGACACTGCGAGGAAGGTGATGGATGATCCAGAGGCGCATCCCTTGCTGCGGGCCGGATCCATGGGCGTGCGCTCGTTGATCGCCGCCTTCCGTGGGGAGCATCGCCAGGCACGGCAGTGGATGGAGGAGTCGTCCCTGCAGATGCGGCGTCACGGCGTACTGAGCCTTGAGTTTCATTTGATGTGGGCGCAAGGGTTCAGCTTTGAGTCGTGTGGAGAGACGACTGCTGCCGCTCATGCCTACGGTGCACTGCTGGATTTCTGGAGTGAGACGGAGGACCGTCATGATGTTTCCCCGGGGGCAATGGCGGCTGCGGCCTTCTTCGCGGACCAGGGTGAATGGAAACGCGTGGCGCAGGCGACGGACATCCTCCATGCCGTGGTGAATGCCAATGACAACGAGGAGACACGCTCCGCACGTCTCGCGGTGCTGGGTGAGGGAGATGTGGGAAAGAATGACCTGCAAGCTGCCCTCGTGCACCTGACCGCCTCGCGGGATGGCTATGATCGCCTCGGTACCCCAGTTGAGCGAGTCATGGTGCGGCGGCGTCTGGCGCGGCTGCTTTCCCAAGTGGGGAAGGGGCGCGAGGCTGCGGTGGAAGAAGATGCGGCTTCTGCCATCGCGAAGCATCTGGGCATGCGTCCGTTGCTCGCGAGCGTCTCAAGCCAGCGCGTTTCCCAAGAGAAGGATGCAGGTGCTGGTGCAGAGTTTCTCACGGGCCGCCAGCGGGACGTACTGCAGCTTCTTGCTGATGGTTTCACCAACAAGGAGGCCGCGGAGAGACTGCACCTGAGCCCTCGTACCGTGGAGATGCATGTGGCAGCTTTGCTGGATCGGCTGAACTGTCGCACCCGTGCGGAGGCGATACGACGTGCGGGTGAGTTGAAGTTGTTGGGGTGA
- a CDS encoding UvrD-helicase domain-containing protein, with translation MTRKRTPAQGTQAAVSASASSSTSEVKNELIRASAGTGKTYALVQRYLWLLERGVDPERIAAMTFTRKAAGEFFERILQELASRGSEPSGAGAITLLRKMVRRMDRLRLGTIDAFFMAMTQCLPFELGLTGQTGLMGEEDFNQARDEVLDSLMLSITRIDDRSLLDELREAWKDASHGHEQNRPTEALSSWCNRLHQLYIECSDVDRWGGESVIWPDKKAGVDLTAALNRLQTILVMGTFDKRAQAKWDDFFLEAGTLPVTGKLGGAVLYMMDPKRGVHSDLRRGTEWMMWKKRMLTPDEGSALADVLEAIVTTVLKTHIRRSRAQCRIMQVYEGSYHRLVRGRGRLVFGDLAWLLSGHLGAGLAEGWDAIRTAVEYRMDARYDHWLLDEFQDTSERQWEVLSPLLEEARQDAAQERSVFLVGDLKQSIYLWRQAEPEIFHHVEDAWSGERLEITPLNKSYRSCPQVMEMVNGVFLDAETLLDAMFPGVGRLWTFDEHQCAPKVAALSGHAAMLHVSDEGGEGKAEGDGEGSTEADPLTDTVVELIREINPLERGLTCAVLLRKNDTARRLSDTLRARLGVEVICESEETVLIDNPATLALLSLVQLSAHPSDSMAWRHITMTPLGEVLERDSITAYRLSERVRRDVSASGFLPVLRDWSQLLREALTTMDAFTERRLTQLLDFAAAFDETGSRDADDFMRRARSHALREDAVGARAIQVLTVHKSKGLQFDVVILPELQGESLDAVSRNRLFVSRSPRGGVQWILDKPEKVIVEADATLKAELQREQARRAFEGICRLYVAMTRAKLALYAMTADRKRDSDSNEAGILRQRLVSSEATPYVLGGMTAQCLWETGDRLWHESFSEALPTPRVEAEAREGPKLGSLLREVNATVQRRAPSGEESFRLTGQEFASPVREAKRLHGLQVHEMLALVPWLEHAGDVRGNWQERGYDLASAAAQQAWAVLEDASIKAWFTRGGATREVWMEKCFDLVTADGWISGTLDRVVLETDDNGVFTSATILDFKTDEVADEAVLQTRVQGYLPQLKLYHDAVQRLASLPAASVKTMLIFTVSRTLWPVDLTAG, from the coding sequence ATGACTCGCAAACGCACCCCTGCACAGGGCACACAGGCCGCGGTTTCGGCTTCCGCTTCCTCGTCTACCTCTGAAGTGAAGAATGAACTCATCCGCGCTTCGGCCGGCACCGGGAAAACGTATGCGCTGGTGCAGCGTTACCTGTGGCTGCTCGAGCGTGGTGTGGATCCGGAGCGCATTGCCGCGATGACTTTCACGCGCAAGGCGGCGGGGGAATTCTTCGAGCGCATCCTGCAGGAGTTGGCGTCACGCGGCTCGGAGCCTTCCGGCGCCGGGGCCATCACGCTGCTTCGAAAGATGGTGCGCCGGATGGATCGCCTGCGGTTGGGCACGATTGACGCCTTCTTCATGGCGATGACCCAGTGCCTGCCCTTTGAGCTCGGCCTCACAGGGCAGACGGGGCTCATGGGCGAAGAAGATTTCAACCAGGCACGCGACGAGGTGCTGGATTCACTCATGCTCTCCATCACGCGTATCGACGACCGCAGCCTGCTGGATGAGCTGCGCGAGGCGTGGAAGGACGCGAGCCACGGTCATGAGCAGAACCGTCCCACAGAGGCGCTGTCATCATGGTGTAATAGGTTGCATCAACTCTACATTGAGTGCTCCGATGTGGACCGCTGGGGAGGGGAGTCGGTCATCTGGCCGGACAAGAAGGCGGGCGTTGATTTGACCGCGGCATTGAACCGCCTCCAGACGATTCTGGTGATGGGGACATTCGACAAGCGGGCCCAGGCCAAGTGGGACGACTTCTTCCTCGAAGCCGGGACGCTGCCTGTCACCGGCAAGCTGGGTGGCGCAGTGCTCTACATGATGGATCCCAAGCGGGGAGTGCATTCCGACCTTCGGCGGGGGACCGAGTGGATGATGTGGAAGAAGCGGATGCTCACGCCGGATGAAGGCTCAGCACTCGCCGATGTGCTGGAGGCCATCGTGACCACGGTTCTCAAGACTCACATCCGCCGCTCACGCGCGCAGTGCCGTATCATGCAGGTGTACGAGGGCAGCTATCATCGTCTCGTGCGTGGGCGGGGGCGTTTGGTATTTGGAGATCTCGCGTGGTTGCTCAGTGGACACCTCGGCGCGGGACTGGCGGAGGGCTGGGATGCCATCCGCACTGCCGTGGAGTACCGCATGGATGCGCGTTATGACCATTGGCTGCTGGATGAGTTCCAGGACACGAGCGAACGTCAGTGGGAGGTGCTGTCACCCTTGTTGGAGGAGGCGCGGCAGGATGCGGCGCAGGAGCGGAGTGTCTTCCTGGTCGGCGATTTGAAGCAGAGCATCTATCTGTGGCGTCAGGCGGAGCCGGAGATCTTCCATCATGTTGAGGATGCGTGGTCCGGTGAGCGACTCGAGATCACGCCGCTCAACAAGAGCTACCGATCCTGCCCGCAGGTGATGGAGATGGTGAACGGGGTGTTCCTGGACGCGGAGACATTGCTGGATGCCATGTTCCCCGGGGTGGGACGCTTGTGGACGTTTGATGAACATCAGTGCGCTCCCAAGGTGGCAGCGTTGTCCGGTCATGCCGCGATGCTCCATGTGAGTGACGAAGGCGGTGAAGGAAAAGCCGAGGGCGATGGCGAAGGAAGCACCGAAGCCGATCCATTGACGGATACCGTGGTGGAACTCATTCGCGAGATCAATCCCCTGGAGCGCGGGCTGACTTGCGCTGTGTTGCTGCGGAAGAACGACACGGCACGTCGTCTGAGTGATACCTTGCGTGCCCGCCTCGGTGTGGAGGTGATCTGCGAGAGCGAGGAGACGGTACTCATTGACAATCCCGCCACGCTGGCGCTGCTGAGTCTTGTGCAACTGAGCGCGCATCCGTCAGACTCCATGGCCTGGCGGCATATCACCATGACTCCGCTGGGAGAGGTGCTGGAAAGAGATTCCATCACCGCTTATCGACTGAGTGAGCGGGTACGAAGGGATGTCTCCGCCTCGGGCTTTCTGCCGGTGCTGCGTGATTGGTCGCAACTGCTTCGCGAGGCGCTGACCACCATGGACGCCTTCACCGAACGCCGCCTCACGCAGCTTCTCGATTTCGCAGCGGCCTTCGATGAAACAGGCAGCCGTGATGCAGATGATTTCATGCGTCGGGCACGCTCTCACGCACTGCGCGAGGATGCGGTGGGTGCGCGTGCCATCCAGGTTCTTACGGTGCACAAGAGCAAGGGACTGCAATTCGATGTGGTGATCCTGCCTGAGTTGCAGGGCGAGTCGCTGGATGCGGTGTCGCGCAACCGCCTCTTTGTCTCACGCAGTCCTCGCGGCGGAGTACAATGGATTCTCGACAAGCCTGAGAAGGTGATTGTGGAAGCGGATGCCACGCTCAAGGCGGAGCTGCAGCGGGAGCAGGCGAGACGTGCCTTCGAAGGCATTTGCCGTCTCTATGTGGCCATGACCAGGGCGAAGCTCGCTCTCTATGCCATGACGGCGGATCGCAAGCGCGACTCCGACAGCAATGAGGCTGGTATTCTCAGGCAGCGGCTCGTGAGCAGCGAGGCGACTCCGTATGTGTTGGGTGGAATGACCGCGCAATGCTTGTGGGAAACAGGCGACCGGCTCTGGCATGAATCATTCTCCGAAGCGCTTCCGACACCGCGTGTCGAGGCTGAGGCCAGGGAAGGTCCGAAGCTGGGAAGTTTGCTGCGCGAGGTGAATGCGACCGTGCAACGTCGTGCGCCCTCGGGCGAAGAGTCCTTCCGCCTCACGGGGCAGGAGTTCGCCTCACCGGTGCGCGAGGCGAAGCGTCTGCATGGTCTGCAAGTGCACGAGATGCTGGCACTGGTGCCGTGGCTGGAACACGCCGGAGATGTGCGCGGCAACTGGCAGGAGAGGGGATATGACCTCGCCTCCGCGGCCGCGCAGCAGGCGTGGGCGGTACTGGAGGATGCCTCGATCAAGGCGTGGTTCACCCGCGGAGGTGCTACTCGCGAGGTGTGGATGGAAAAGTGCTTTGACCTGGTCACGGCAGATGGCTGGATCTCCGGCACGCTGGACCGTGTGGTGCTGGAGACGGACGACAACGGCGTGTTTACCTCCGCGACCATCTTGGATTTTAAGACGGATGAGGTTGCTGATGAAGCCGTCCTGCAAACACGCGTGCAGGGCTACCTTCCCCAGTTGAAGCTGTATCACGATGCCGTGCAACGCCTCGCCAGCCTGCCGGCGGCCTCGGTGAAGACGATGCTGATTTTCACGGTGTCACGAACGCTCTGGCCCGTGGACTTGACCGCGGGGTAA
- a CDS encoding PD-(D/E)XK nuclease family protein, whose protein sequence is MSNATLHFWNWDRPVLEHAVEELTAGWKAGALDLGDAIIVCPTAEAVRRLRQALAEAAAKRDSAVMAPHVWHPASALNPLPDQQHSHAIAPVLQERMAWSEVLMRARVEEMEALFPSLPESRDLGWASAVAETLRKTRHALGAGGHTMESAAEELSGMDSAERWQHLVTLEQDYLRQLEAWGLEDAQEYKRHAAMYPVLPEGVRRVLVCAVADAPMLFLQWLRSLPEQIETHIFVHAPESMRTSFSELGVPLSSAWGDEAEIVLNCPVPHARMRCVPGPEDQSRLAVKLLADMAGQGWPVAIGTCDQALASTLEGTLSAEGARVYNPAGRSARQHIIAQVLRCGWKAATAPSWRGWLPFLRMDDVLQAICREAKALPGEVLVELDDFHATHLPPTIDDAVKLSAGKEDYACLHAALSAAMRAAEIWGTASCVTAVRDFLLWLYGARTFDTAKESDRHFGEIFGEVLRLAADVDAVRGKASAMELLGQVFDALEEGQMSDVRGEAELVIHGWLELPWEPAPGLVITGFNDEHVPGNPGSDPFLPDQAREKLGLSCQATRRARDTYLLHAMAGQREKQGALHVILGKVSKDNDALRPSRLLLDASDEELPERVRHLFPQEEESAGQPRPARTMAFGLRPEFRQWRAQKISPSDLRAYLACPFRFYLSRVLNMGAVESGQREMSPADFGSLVHSVLESFGKDPLISTSTNEREIASWLEDALDKQVRARHGLQPLFAVALQAESMRQRLHAFASLQAEQRSDGWRIIAVEERIDATWGVTIGDVPLVGTIDRVERHDSTGKMRIVDYKTSRQKQGPAGAHRRKVPAAESTDETQQWKHFTDGKGHLMHWTDLQLPLYVEAARRKWPDAGEIEAAYVCLPATVDDIKLRPWEGLDEHLLSSAWLCAERAVQQIKDGIFWPPASEADYDDFSEIFAGDVMRGALPPEAWKGGRV, encoded by the coding sequence ATGTCCAATGCCACGCTTCACTTCTGGAACTGGGATCGTCCGGTGCTGGAGCATGCCGTGGAGGAGTTGACTGCGGGATGGAAGGCGGGCGCGCTGGACTTGGGGGACGCCATCATCGTGTGTCCCACGGCGGAAGCGGTGCGTCGGTTGCGGCAGGCTCTGGCGGAGGCGGCAGCCAAGCGCGACAGTGCGGTGATGGCTCCGCATGTGTGGCATCCTGCGAGTGCGCTGAATCCACTCCCGGATCAGCAGCATTCGCATGCCATCGCTCCCGTCCTGCAGGAAAGGATGGCGTGGAGCGAAGTGCTGATGCGGGCTCGCGTGGAGGAAATGGAGGCGCTGTTTCCTTCGCTTCCGGAGTCGCGTGACCTGGGATGGGCGTCTGCCGTGGCGGAGACATTGAGAAAGACAAGGCATGCCCTCGGCGCTGGTGGGCACACCATGGAGTCTGCCGCAGAGGAATTGTCCGGCATGGACTCCGCGGAGCGCTGGCAGCATCTGGTGACGCTGGAGCAGGACTACCTGCGACAGCTCGAAGCCTGGGGGCTGGAAGATGCACAGGAATACAAGCGCCATGCGGCCATGTATCCAGTGCTTCCCGAAGGTGTGCGTCGCGTCCTGGTGTGTGCTGTGGCAGATGCGCCGATGCTTTTCCTGCAATGGTTGCGCTCCCTGCCGGAGCAGATCGAGACGCACATCTTCGTCCACGCGCCGGAGAGCATGCGCACGAGCTTCAGTGAACTGGGTGTGCCGCTGTCCTCCGCGTGGGGAGATGAGGCGGAAATCGTGCTGAACTGTCCCGTGCCGCATGCGCGCATGCGTTGCGTGCCCGGACCGGAGGATCAGTCGAGGCTCGCGGTGAAGCTACTGGCGGACATGGCAGGTCAGGGATGGCCGGTGGCGATTGGTACCTGTGACCAGGCACTCGCCAGCACGCTGGAAGGCACGCTCTCTGCCGAAGGTGCGCGGGTGTACAATCCCGCAGGTCGCTCGGCCCGGCAGCACATCATTGCTCAAGTGTTGCGCTGTGGCTGGAAGGCCGCGACCGCACCGTCCTGGCGTGGCTGGCTGCCCTTCCTGCGCATGGATGATGTGCTGCAGGCGATCTGCCGGGAGGCGAAGGCTTTGCCGGGAGAGGTGCTCGTGGAGCTGGATGATTTTCATGCGACGCATCTTCCGCCGACCATTGATGATGCGGTGAAGCTTTCCGCGGGAAAGGAAGACTATGCGTGCCTGCATGCGGCACTCTCCGCTGCCATGAGAGCCGCGGAAATCTGGGGCACTGCGTCATGTGTCACAGCTGTGCGGGATTTCCTGTTGTGGCTGTATGGCGCGCGCACGTTCGACACGGCGAAAGAGTCGGACCGCCACTTCGGTGAGATCTTCGGAGAGGTGCTCCGACTGGCGGCGGATGTGGATGCGGTGCGCGGCAAAGCTTCTGCGATGGAGTTGTTGGGCCAGGTGTTTGACGCGCTAGAGGAAGGGCAGATGAGTGATGTGCGCGGCGAGGCGGAACTGGTGATCCACGGTTGGCTGGAACTGCCCTGGGAACCGGCTCCCGGTCTGGTCATCACGGGATTTAATGATGAACATGTGCCCGGAAATCCCGGCAGCGATCCCTTCCTGCCGGATCAAGCACGGGAGAAGCTGGGCCTTTCCTGCCAGGCCACACGCCGCGCGCGTGATACGTATCTGCTGCATGCCATGGCCGGCCAGCGCGAGAAGCAGGGCGCGCTGCATGTCATCCTCGGCAAGGTGAGCAAGGACAACGATGCCCTGCGTCCCTCGCGCCTGCTGCTGGATGCGAGTGATGAAGAACTGCCCGAGCGCGTGCGGCACCTCTTTCCCCAGGAAGAGGAGAGCGCCGGTCAGCCACGCCCGGCTCGCACGATGGCCTTTGGATTGCGCCCGGAGTTCCGGCAGTGGCGCGCGCAAAAGATCTCGCCGTCCGACCTGCGCGCGTACCTGGCTTGTCCCTTCCGTTTCTATCTCTCGCGCGTGCTCAACATGGGAGCCGTGGAGAGCGGGCAGCGAGAGATGTCACCGGCGGACTTCGGAAGTCTGGTGCATTCCGTGCTGGAATCCTTTGGGAAGGACCCGTTGATCTCGACGAGTACGAATGAGCGGGAGATCGCCTCATGGCTGGAGGACGCGCTGGATAAGCAGGTGCGTGCACGCCATGGATTGCAGCCGCTCTTTGCCGTGGCGTTGCAGGCGGAGTCGATGCGGCAGCGTCTACACGCCTTCGCTAGTTTGCAGGCGGAACAACGGAGCGATGGCTGGCGCATCATTGCTGTGGAGGAGCGCATCGATGCTACGTGGGGTGTGACGATTGGTGATGTGCCGCTGGTCGGAACCATCGACCGCGTGGAGCGCCACGACAGCACGGGGAAGATGCGCATCGTGGACTACAAGACCTCGCGCCAGAAGCAGGGACCGGCAGGGGCGCACCGTCGCAAGGTGCCCGCTGCGGAGAGCACGGATGAAACCCAGCAGTGGAAGCATTTCACCGATGGCAAGGGGCACCTCATGCACTGGACGGATCTGCAGCTTCCGTTGTACGTGGAGGCGGCGCGTAGGAAGTGGCCAGATGCCGGGGAGATCGAGGCCGCGTATGTCTGCCTGCCAGCCACGGTGGATGATATCAAGCTGCGCCCGTGGGAAGGCCTGGACGAGCATCTCCTTTCCAGCGCCTGGCTCTGCGCTGAGCGTGCGGTGCAACAGATCAAAGATGGCATCTTCTGGCCACCGGCCAGCGAGGCGGACTATGACGACTTCAGTGAGATCTTCGCAGGCGATGTGATGCGCGGAGCCCTGCCACCCGAGGCTTGGAAAGGAGGCAGGGTATGA
- a CDS encoding ankyrin repeat domain-containing protein, protein MKAEHEIFPIIRREPVEVFLEKLKSVAPGVTSRGMSMLHEAIAYGKAQHAELLILHGVDVDAQDKQGQTPLHYAAIHNDLETAKLLVTHKADQLVSDKFGNAPLWYAVFNARGRYELTRLYIEAGGPVSRKNKSGRSPLDFAVQIGDAELQGLLSVG, encoded by the coding sequence ATGAAGGCTGAGCATGAAATTTTTCCGATTATTCGGCGCGAGCCCGTCGAGGTGTTCCTCGAAAAACTCAAGAGCGTTGCGCCGGGGGTCACCAGCCGTGGCATGAGTATGCTTCACGAGGCGATTGCCTACGGGAAAGCCCAGCATGCTGAATTATTGATTTTGCACGGAGTCGACGTAGACGCTCAAGACAAGCAGGGACAAACGCCACTTCACTACGCTGCAATTCATAACGATTTGGAGACGGCGAAGCTTCTTGTAACGCACAAGGCAGATCAACTTGTCAGCGACAAATTTGGAAATGCGCCCTTGTGGTATGCGGTTTTCAATGCCCGCGGCCGTTACGAGCTGACGCGTTTGTATATCGAAGCTGGGGGGCCAGTGTCACGAAAGAACAAAAGCGGAAGATCTCCGTTGGATTTTGCTGTACAGATTGGCGATGCGGAGTTGCAGGGACTTTTGAGCGTTGGGTAA
- a CDS encoding gluconokinase, with protein MSAPVNPSSGTLIVMGVSGCGKSLIGAMLAKALGGKFDDGDDFHPPANKAKMSQKIPLTDEDRWPWLANLREHILATRSQTPWHVVACSALKRTYRDLLRGEDTDKELRFVYLKGSKELIASRLNERKGHFFKPELLDSQFAALEEPGTDEAIVVDISGSPEEIVQEVVEVLGGD; from the coding sequence ATGTCCGCACCTGTCAATCCTTCCTCCGGCACGCTCATTGTCATGGGTGTGAGTGGTTGTGGCAAAAGCCTCATTGGCGCCATGTTGGCCAAGGCGCTGGGAGGAAAGTTCGATGATGGCGATGACTTTCACCCGCCCGCGAACAAGGCGAAGATGTCCCAGAAGATTCCGCTGACGGACGAGGACCGTTGGCCCTGGCTCGCGAATCTGCGGGAACATATTCTGGCGACACGCTCCCAGACTCCCTGGCACGTGGTTGCTTGTTCCGCGCTGAAGCGGACGTACCGCGACTTGCTGCGTGGGGAGGACACGGATAAGGAACTGCGGTTCGTTTATCTTAAGGGCTCGAAGGAACTGATCGCCTCCCGCCTGAATGAGCGGAAGGGCCACTTCTTCAAGCCGGAGCTGCTGGATTCGCAGTTCGCCGCCCTGGAAGAACCGGGAACGGATGAGGCGATCGTGGTGGATATTTCCGGGTCGCCGGAGGAGATTGTGCAGGAGGTGGTGGAGGTGCTGGGAGGGGATTGA
- a CDS encoding ABC transporter ATP-binding protein, which produces MIEINDLTMDYGPLRALDGLTINIPQGEFFAFLGPNGAGKTTAIKLLTGLMRPVRGSVKLCGYDVQTEPLKAKAVLGYVPDVAVFYEKLTSAEFMRFIADIFEIDEAVAEERAAALFKKFHLDSYAHQRIENLSHGTRQRLAITSALLHDPKVFVIDEPMVGLDPIHARVVKQELKERSRAGMTILMSTHLLNIAEELADRIGILHRGKLISLGTMQELQNMRERNGKRLEEIFLEMVSGDSD; this is translated from the coding sequence ATGATTGAGATCAACGACCTGACCATGGACTATGGCCCCCTCCGGGCGCTAGACGGTCTGACCATCAATATCCCCCAAGGGGAGTTTTTCGCTTTCCTGGGGCCGAACGGCGCGGGCAAAACCACAGCCATCAAGCTGCTGACGGGCCTGATGCGCCCAGTTCGGGGCTCAGTGAAGCTGTGCGGCTACGATGTGCAAACGGAGCCCCTGAAGGCCAAGGCCGTGCTCGGGTACGTGCCGGATGTGGCAGTGTTTTACGAGAAGCTGACCTCGGCGGAGTTCATGCGTTTCATTGCGGATATCTTCGAGATTGATGAAGCGGTGGCGGAGGAGCGTGCTGCGGCGCTCTTCAAGAAGTTCCATCTCGACAGTTACGCGCACCAGCGCATCGAGAACCTGAGCCACGGCACCCGGCAGCGACTGGCCATCACCAGCGCCCTGTTGCATGATCCGAAGGTCTTCGTCATCGACGAGCCAATGGTGGGCCTGGATCCCATTCATGCCCGGGTGGTGAAGCAGGAACTGAAGGAACGCAGCCGCGCCGGCATGACCATTCTCATGTCCACCCACCTGCTGAATATCGCGGAGGAACTGGCGGACCGCATCGGCATCCTGCACAGGGGCAAGCTCATCTCGCTGGGCACGATGCAGGAACTGCAGAACATGCGCGAGCGTAATGGGAAACGGCTTGAGGAGATCTTCCTGGAGATGGTATCGGGTGATTCCGATTGA
- the floA gene encoding flotillin-like protein FloA (flotillin-like protein involved in membrane lipid rafts), translated as MSTFQIIGTGAVVIIGLFFILILGKFFNLWLRAKVANAPVGIPTLVAMWLRGVPNALIVDTRITAVKSGNPLTTDQLEAHYLAGGNVTHVVLSLIAANKAGIQLDFDRACAIDLAVKGTSKTVIEAVRTSINPKVIDCPSAEMGKGGKIDAVARDGISLRVRARVTVRTNLDRFIGGATEETVIARVGEGIVTCIGSSASYKDVLENPDSISKVVLQKGVDVGTAFEIISIDIADVDVGENVGAKLQADQAETDKKIAQANAEVRRAAAVAVEQEMSAKTQDMRARVVEAEAQVPMAIAEAFRNGNLGIMDYARYRNISADTEMRQSIAGESPAQHEKK; from the coding sequence ATGTCCACCTTTCAGATCATTGGTACCGGCGCCGTTGTCATCATCGGCCTTTTCTTCATTCTCATCCTCGGGAAGTTCTTCAATCTCTGGCTGCGTGCCAAGGTGGCGAATGCACCCGTGGGCATCCCCACTCTCGTGGCCATGTGGCTGCGTGGGGTGCCCAATGCCTTGATCGTGGATACTCGCATCACCGCCGTAAAGTCCGGCAATCCCCTCACCACGGACCAGCTTGAAGCGCACTACCTCGCCGGCGGCAATGTGACGCATGTGGTACTGTCCCTCATTGCAGCGAACAAGGCGGGCATCCAGCTCGACTTCGACCGCGCCTGCGCCATCGACCTCGCCGTGAAGGGCACTTCCAAAACTGTGATCGAAGCCGTGCGCACCAGCATCAATCCCAAGGTCATCGACTGCCCCAGCGCGGAAATGGGCAAAGGCGGCAAGATCGACGCCGTGGCACGCGACGGTATTTCGCTCCGCGTACGCGCCCGTGTGACCGTGCGCACGAATCTGGACCGCTTCATCGGCGGCGCCACGGAAGAAACCGTGATCGCCCGTGTGGGTGAAGGCATCGTGACCTGCATCGGCTCCAGCGCCAGCTACAAGGACGTGCTGGAAAATCCGGACAGCATTTCCAAGGTGGTGCTGCAGAAGGGTGTGGATGTGGGCACCGCGTTTGAGATCATCTCCATCGACATCGCCGACGTGGATGTGGGCGAAAACGTGGGCGCCAAACTCCAGGCCGACCAGGCGGAGACGGACAAGAAGATTGCCCAGGCCAATGCCGAAGTACGCCGTGCCGCAGCCGTGGCCGTCGAACAGGAAATGTCCGCCAAGACCCAGGACATGCGCGCACGCGTGGTGGAAGCCGAGGCGCAGGTGCCCATGGCCATTGCAGAAGCCTTCCGCAATGGCAACCTGGGCATCATGGACTACGCCCGCTATCGCAACATCTCCGCGGACACCGAAATGCGGCAGAGCATTGCCGGCGAATCTCCGGCCCAGCACGAAAAGAAGTAA